TTCATTGCGTATAGATTTACATTTTGCAACTATATCAAGGAGTACACGAATTGACTTCTATCGGCCGGCGAGCAAAGCAGTTGCTGATGGCCGGGATCTCAGATGCTTCGCCTGGAAATGTATACTGTGCATGCACTTCATGTGCTATTTCTCCGCAGATATTATTTTCCTACATAATCGGGACGCCATTATCCAATCTTTCCAGTGTGAATATCCACACTATCATGCGGTTCTTGAAACCGATTGAAACTTCTTTTACAAAACAAGTCTACTGGTAGATGAGGCTGATTTCGCATGCTCCTTCTCTCTTCCCGTGAATGACCATCAGGGTACTTTCCCGTCAATGTTTATATATTCACACGTTCGCTTGTAGTTTTCGGTAGCACGGGCTTATGGGCCAGTCTAATGATATATTCGTCAGCCACAACCCTGCTCTCTTGAAACAAATGAAAGCATATCGCGTCTGAATGCAAGTGTTCATTATGGCCCTTCTAGGTCTATCGGGAAGAGCGATGACTTGATCTCGACCCCCATTGTAGCGGATACTTTGCTTCACCCGCTCAACCATCAATCATCGCGATTCCGGCAATGCAGCTTCCTTGAATGTAACCCCGATAGGCTATCTCTATTACTAGATCATCATTATGGTATCGTACTCTATCGCTCTCCGAGCGGCGGAATTTTTTCATGTGCATACAATTCGCGCAGTCCGCCTGGTAGCATCTCCTGCCATGCGCATTTCCAATAGAGCCCATCTGTTTCTCAATTAGTCTGGATCTTGACAACACCTCGACGAGCCTTGATTTAATACAGTAATTGATGCCAGTGTCGGACCCGAACAGGTCAACCGGCACAGGCTTCGAATTCCCAGGTCTCGACAGCCTCATCCCGATGGGGTACACAAGAAAGGAGAGAACGTGGCTCAATGGGAACTACCAATCCAGGACACTTTAGGAGCCAATATTGGAATGGAAATCAGAAGATACACATGAAACTCAGCCTTACAAACACTTACCCTTGGATCTGTACCGTCAATCATAAAAATCAGGCCCCTGTCTATCAATTGGAGTCGATCCACTTGTGGATAGTTTTGCCACTCGACCTCGCCTCGCCCCTTGCTCGCTCATAAAACCCAATCGAATAATCGTCTGACCTCGCATACGTCCTACTTGTCATACCTCTAGTCACCGACCTTGTTCTTCGAACTCTTTTAGCCTCCTGTCGCGACTTCCCTCTGTTCTATCGGATAGATACTACCCGTGCTTGCTCGCTCCTTTGACCTGCTCTTGCCGCCGTCATCATGCCCATCGTAGGACCTCAAGATTTTGTTGCGAGCGAGTTTGACTATATTGTTGTTGGTTAGTCTTAAAATATCTCATGTCCCCTGAAAGTCCACTAAATGACGTTTGTTCCTTTGTTTACAGGGGGAGGAACAGCAGGTGAGAAACCTCACAGATCAAGTATAGCCCAATATTACAATCTAACCTATTACCTTGTGACCCTCCTTTGCGATGGCCAGGCCTCGTCGTTGCTGCTCGGTGAGTACTGTGCCTTGGTCTATTTCCAGTTGTCCGCGCGAATTCTGCTTGCGCAATCGGGGATCCAGCCCCATTGGTCGAGAGCAAAGCGATCGTACCCAGCCTCAACTCCAACTTACGTCTTATCCCCTTCGTTTTGTCATCGGGAGAATCTGTCCAAGCCAGAGCGTGTCGCACACATCTCATCCATATTTCATCATACTTGCTCAATTTCCTATCTTCCCGTTTGCATCCACACTTTGACTATTTCCCCATACGCGACTCGCTCGCACCTATTTTCCGTAAACGTGCATTATTTGGACTGCTCTCCTCGTCTTCTACGAGCCACTAACTGACAAGCTTGCGTCTAGTCTGTCGGAAAATCCCACGGTCCGTGTCGGAGTACTCGAAGCCGGAGAATACGTGCCCGATGAACCCAACATCAATGTTCCGGGATATTTCGGACGCACAATCGGTAATCCAGCGTACGACTGGGGATTCCTGACGGTTCCTCAAAAAGATGCGAACGGTCGCTTGATCTATCATCCACGGTGAGCTGGGGTTGGAGAAATTGTAGTCATTTCGTCAAGTCTAAACCATGATTGTAGCGGCAAAGTCCTTGGAGGATCGTCTGCTGTGAGTTTCTCTGCTGATTTAGTCTAGAACCGCGTTGGCCGATAGATACTGATTCGCCTTTTTTTGCCTAGCTTAATTTCATGACCTTGGGAAGGTAAGCAGAAGATATCGCCTTCTTGCAGATCAGGTACTTAGCGCTTTTACTACGCTAGAGGTTCTGAAGCAGAATACGATGGTATGTAAGACCAAGTCCCTTCAGATTGCTCTTGCTCTAAACTCGCTTGTGTCTAGCGTTCGAGGCTCTCGGTAATCCCGGCTGGAATTTCAAGGAGTTCCAACGCTACTTCTCGAAATCCGAGACGGCCCATGCATTGCCCGAAGGAACGGCGAAGAAGTATGGTGCTGAAGTGATTGCACCTGCAGGAGCCGACGGCCCGATTGCACGTTCGTATCCTGGTTGGTTCAGCGACCTCCATCTTCCACTGTTCGACGCATACAAGACACTTGGGGTGGACGTAAACGTCGATCCAGTAAGCACGTTTACCATGATTCCCTCATTCCTATTTCACCAATTCGAAAATAACTCGATATTTCGTTACTGAATTGAATTCATTTTTCATCTGTTCCCCTTCGCAGAATGGAGGAAACAATGTTGGAATTACCACGACCGCATGTGCGATTGTTCCGGGCAAATCGACTCGTTCCTACTCGGTTACAGTAAGCACACCTGGTCTATATGTTCCTCATGTCGTACTTACTCGGAATTAAGGGCTATTGGGAGCCATACGCGGACCGCAAGAACCTCATATTGGTTACTGGTGCACGCGCGACCAAGGTCGCACTTTCCAAACAGGGCGACCTCTTCCTCGCGACCGGGGTTGAATTCGTCCACGGGCCCGAAGGCGAAGAAACAGACTACACCGCCAGGGCAAGGCGTGAGGTTATTTTGTCCTCTGGTACCTTCCAGAGCCCCCAACTTTTGGAGCTCTCGGGTAAGCTTTGCCGCCGGGCGATCTACAGGGGTCTTGTTATTGACTTCATGAATAGGAATTGGTCAACGCCGCGTTCTCGAATCTGTTGGTATTCCCGTTCAAGTTGAACTGAATGGAGTAGGCGAGAATTTGCAAGACCATGTGTACGTACCTACGATGTACGAAGTCACACCAGACCATGAGACCCTCGATGTACTCCACGAACCTGAGGCACACACTCGCGAGTGGGAGAAGTTGTAAGTATTTTTTTAATCTTCCGTACTTATGCGCACTGCATGAGGTTTATTGTTCCTAAGAATGGTTTGGTCGAATGTCGATCCCTCATTGTTCTGCGCCTGGATTGCCATCCTGGTTATTGTCTTACTAACACGTGATCATTGCTAGTGAGACCAAGGGGGAGGGCATGTATGCGTCCACTCATTCGGCCTTCAGTTTTTTGCCTCTTGATGCATTCGCTGAGGAGGCAGAGGCCCAGAGGGTCCGTGTCTCCCTCGATGATGAAGGCGCGCGCTACTCAAGCAAGGGCGAAAAGAAGCTGCATGGTCTTCTGAAAGCCTGGATGGCTCCGGGTACAAATACCCCAGCTCAAGCCGAGTAGGTACTTATATACATACAAAGTTAACTATTCGCTGACGTGCACAAATTCGATGTAGGATTATCCACTACCCAGTGCGTCATGACATTTCCAGAGATCGTTCTAGATGTTAACTTTATCCCCAAGGGCTTTTTCCCAAATCCTGTTACACGGCCGACCCCCGGACATCGTTATCAATCCTTCTTGGCTGCGTTAATGCATCCAGCCTCTCGTGGAACATCTCATGTCGTTTCCAGCGACGCCCTGGCGAAGCCGGCGATTGATCCCAGGTACATGTCCGCAGCCTCGGACGTCGAACTCCTAGCGGCAGCTGTCCGCTTCATTGTACGCCTGAGCAAGGCAGGCACAATGGGTCCTCGTGTGATCGGCGAGACTATGGGAGCTGAGACCGCTGATCAAGATGTCAAAGAATATGTGAAGAACAAGGTACGAACTGTGCAAAGGAACCGTATATGCTGGGTCTAACAGTCTAGGATAGTTTGAGCCTGTGTACCACCCAATTGGAACCTGCTCCATGCTCCCCTTTGAAGACGGTGGCGTAGTAGACTCCCAGCTCAAAGTATATGGTACGGCTAACTTGCGTGTTGTGGATGCAAGTGTCATTCCAATTCATTTGAGCTGTCATATCCAGTAAGTTGATCTTGCAGTTTGGCCCGACTCCAAACTGATCTCCATATCACTCTATCAGATCTACCGTCTATGCGATCGCCGAGAAGGTGagcgttttttttttccgTTCATACGTGTATCAAGTTTGATTAACCCTCTGTACAGGCTTCTGACATTATCAAGGCTACTGCCGTCTAAATCTGTATAAAAGTGTATCTGGAGATTACGATCTAAAAGATTGTATTGATTTTGTTACCGGCTTCTGTTGTACCTTAGAGAGGGCGTTCATAATGTATTCTTTTAGTTTCTGGGGAAGCACTGCAACTTGTCAGCCGTAATCCAGTGCCAATTCTGATTGTAATACCTTTGATTCGTCACTGTTTATCAGACACAATTCTTGTGGTGTACAATTTAGTCAAGAGCCCAGTATCTTTGCTGTCTGGGACTCTGGTGCACGGTACTGTTTATTATTCCGTTTGGCATTATAGAGGGATTGTTGGATATTTACTATATTAGACGTATGTAATCCTACAGAGGTGCTCAAAACACATAAATAGCGCAATCACCACACTAAGCTGGTGGATGGATGCTATCAATAAGACAACAGAGTCATCTCCTGTTTCCGTTTTCATTGTCGCTCATGTCGTCCTCTCCGATCCCAAAAAGCTCCTCCCTGGAATGATGGTCCCATACATTTCCAACTCGAGCGCCACCTTTTGGTTTTGTGTTTGACTTGGATGGATTGGCGTGTAAAGGAAGTGATAAGTCTTCTTCTGAAGAGGTCGGGGATGGCTCGCCCGCATTGAGAGGCTGATACAAGCGAGCTATTTCTCGCCTGTGACGATGGTGCCGTTCGATCATGTAAGCAACTGCCGTAACCATGTGTGAGTAAGTGGCCACAATGGACGGTACTAACGTGCTTACCGTACAATCCCACGGTTGATCCCAGTAAGTTGGCCTATACCGATGAAAGAGTATGTATTTTTACACAATAACCTAAACAATCGATGAACAGCTCACCATAATGTCGCCTGCTTGGAATGTTTTGTTCTAAAAACCCTGTCAGACCGTATTTTATCATCCAATGCAGACCACTTACTGGGAAGAACGACTGGACTATTTCGCTCACAATCCCACCAAATAAGAAACACATTACAAGAGTGGCGATTATTGCTGTCggtggctggacttagtcaTGGTCTTGAGAGGCCTTACATAGACAAATACTCACAAAAATGTCTCCAAATCCAAATTCTCCTTGCGTCTCTAGAGTCAGGGTAAGGTTAGTTAGGTGTGTATTAAGCATTGTGATGTCTTCTCTTACTCTTCGACGTCAAATATTAGGTAGAAAAGTGCTGTTGCAGTCCCGAGTGCCAGAAAATGTTCAAGCTTGTCATTGATTATCTCATGAGCCAAGTCCGTAAAGCCTAGAAGTGATAAGAGAAGCATAATAACAAATGTCAAAGCTACAAAACACTAATGAGAGGGTAGGGGTCAGAGTTTCATAGATTGGCGGAGACCAAGAATGCATACTGGTCTAACTCGCACGGGTAAATCCAAGTTCCCCGGCATTCGTAACTTGTACGAACGCATTAGCACCTTTCCTATGCGCTTAAATATTCGAGATTCCGCCATCTAGCCAATTCCAAATGTGTGTGCCTGTCGTTGTAGGAGTCTGACCTTTGGGTCATGTGAATTGCAGCTTACGTCCACACATAAAGCATGACAAATGCGGTCAAGGTTATACAATTCAACCTCGATACTTGTTACCACCATGTCTTTCGGCGGACTAACTGCATCACTCCAAGAGCACCCAATTAACGTGGTTTTACTAGGGATA
The window above is part of the Rhizoctonia solani chromosome 7, complete sequence genome. Proteins encoded here:
- a CDS encoding GMC oxidoreductase codes for the protein MPIVGPQDFVASEFDYIVVGGGTAGLVVAARLSENPTVRVGVLEAGEYVPDEPNINVPGYFGRTIGNPAYDWGFLTVPQKDANGRLIYHPRGKVLGGSSALNFMTLGRGSEAEYDAFEALGNPGWNFKEFQRYFSKSETAHALPEGTAKKYGAEVIAPAGADGPIARSYPGWFSDLHLPLFDAYKTLGVDVNVDPNGGNNVGITTTACAIVPGKSTRSYSVTGYWEPYADRKNLILVTGARATKVALSKQGDLFLATGVEFVHGPEGEETDYTARARREVILSSGTFQSPQLLELSGIGQRRVLESVGIPVQVELNGVGENLQDHVYVPTMYEVTPDHETLDVLHEPEAHTREWEKFETKGEGMYASTHSAFSFLPLDAFAEEAEAQRVRVSLDDEGARYSSKGEKKLHGLLKAWMAPGTNTPAQAEIIHYPGFFPNPVTRPTPGHRYQSFLAALMHPASRGTSHVVSSDALAKPAIDPRYMSAASDVELLAAAVRFIVRLSKAGTMGPRVIGETMGAETADQDVKEYVKNKFEPVYHPIGTCSMLPFEDGGVVDSQLKVYGTANLRVVDASVIPIHLSCHIQSTVYAIAEKASDIIKATAV